The following proteins are co-located in the Manihot esculenta cultivar AM560-2 chromosome 7, M.esculenta_v8, whole genome shotgun sequence genome:
- the LOC110619144 gene encoding protein FIZZY-RELATED 3: protein MDSPPRRKSGLNLPSGMTETSLRLDTFPGSVRAITCVSSPRALSSLSSPSKSSNCSDRFIPCRSSSRLHTFGLVEKGSPVKEGGNEAYSRLLKSELFGSDFSSFSSPAGVQGGSALSSPSKNMLRFKTDQSGPNSPYSPSILGYDSGISSEASTPPKPPRKVPKTPHKVLDAPSLQDDFYLNLVDWSSQNVLAVGLGTCVYLWTASNSKVTKLCDLGPHDSVCSVQWTREGSYISIGTYLGQVQVWDGTQCKKVRTMAGHQTRTGVLAWNSRILSSGSRDRNILQHDLRVSNDYVSKLVGHKSEVCGLKWSHDDRELASGGNDNQLLVWNQHSQQPILKLTEHTAAVKAIAWSPHQNGLLASGGGTADRCIRFWNTTNGHQLNHVDTGSQVCNLAWSKNVNELVSTHGYSQNQIMVWKYPSMAKVATLTGHSLRVLYLAMSPDGQTIVTGAGDETLRFWNVFPSVKTPTPVKDTGLWSLGRTHIR from the exons ATGGATTCGCCACCAAGAAGAAAGAGTGGCCTCAACCTCCCTTCTGGGATGACTGAAACTTCTCTGCGATTGGATACCTTTCCGGGTTCTGTTCGAGCTATAACGTGTGTATCATCACCTCGAGCATTATCAAGCCTGTCATCACCGTCTAAATCTTCCAATTGTAGTGATAGATTCATACCTTGTAGATCATCTTCAAGGCTTCACACTTTTGGGCTTGTAGAGAAGGGGTCTCCCGTTAAAGAAGGAGGCAATGAGGCCTACTCAAGGTTGTTGAAATCAGAGCTTTTTGGGTCTGATTTTTCTTCGTTTTCTTCTCCTGCAGGTGTTCAAGGGGGTTCTGCTTTGAGCAGCCCTAGCAAAAATATGTTGAGGTTTAAGACTGATCAATCAGGGCCTAATTCTCCATACTCTCCTTCAATCTTGGGATATGATAGTGGGATTTCTAGTGAGGCTTCTACACCTCCTAAGCCACCACGAAAAGTCCCCAAGACACCACATAAG GTTTTAGATGCCCCATCACTTCAAGATGACTTCTACTTGAATCTTGTGGATTGGTCCTCACAGAATGTACTTGCAGTTGggttgggtacttgtgtttatCTGTGGACTGCATCAAATAGCAAA GTTACAAAGTTGTGTGACCTGGGACCTCATGACAGTGTGTGCTCTGTGCAATGGACTCGGGAGGGCTCATACATATCAATTGGCACTTATCTCGGTCAAGTTCAG GTATGGGATGGAACTCAGTGCAAGAAGGTGCGAACTATGGCCGGCCATCAAACGAGAACTGGAGTTTTGGCATGGAATTCTCGCATATTGTCATCAGGAAGCAGAGACAGGAACATACTCCAGCATGATCTTCGTGTTTCAAATGACTATGTTAGCAAGCTTGTTGGTCATAAATCTGAG GTGTGTGGCTTAAAATGGTCTCATGATGACAGAGAACTTGCTTCAGGTGGAAATGATAATCAG CTCCTGGTATGGAACCAGCATTCTCAGCAGCCAATTTTAAAACTTACCGAGCACACAGCTGCTGTCAAAGCCATTGCATGGTCACCCCATCAGAATGGTCTTCTTGCATCTGGAGGTGGAACTGCAGATAGATGTATTCGTTTTTGGAACACAACCAATGGTCATCAATTAAACCATGTTGACACTGggagtcag GTGTGTAATCTAGCATGGAGCAAGAATGTGAATGAGCTTGTCAGCACCCATGGTTACTCCCAGAATCAAATCATGGTGTGGAAATATCCATCAATGGCAAAG GTTGCAACTCTAACTGGCCATAGCCTGCGAGTACTCTATCTTGCAATGTCACCTGATGGCCAG ACAATTGTTACTGGAGCAGGAGATGAGACTCTTCGGTTTTGGAATGTATTCCCATCCGTTAAAACGCCG ACACCAGTAAAAGATACAGGGCTTTGGTCGTTAGGACGAACTCACATTCGGTGA